A genome region from Glycine max cultivar Williams 82 chromosome 5, Glycine_max_v4.0, whole genome shotgun sequence includes the following:
- the LOC100813276 gene encoding crossover junction endonuclease EME1B isoform X1 — translation MDPIILSDEEDPSTPFPLRPKKRRTEPDPNPNPNRTVFVIDDDPTPHKSATPSIVPETPMSALFDSDIAIVKCTIPSDPTARVSPKKFSAPSGISQMICLESDNESENCGMGTRDKNEPRDSRWISNSMGSGSSPGICLESDNELENCGMDKPVENEPRDSRWTSNSRESGSSPHICLESDNELENCGMGERGENELRESRWTSNSMGFGSSPERHISWGNATQTEMPGDDLSNPASSQVENMNMQQEENANNIKKSKVSAKNTTKAVGKTKMTKEERSRLMEEKKLQKEQEKLKKAALKAEAAELKKIEKEKQKWEKGKFAMKSIVAEIDAKVVELGSIGGHLLTRFAEKGLTYHITSNPITGSILWSMKVPEHISQLSTERIEIPYILLVYEADKFCNLVMNDSLFDQLSSIQSLYPAYTVCYLTNRLLAYINKKEQEKYKNPENNSCWRRPPVEEVLAKLTTNFNKVHSRQCADEAELAEHVVGLTCSLASCQFRKKLSRLSVNANGALIPKDYVDRNLIKKSLWLKALVAMPKVQPRFAIAIGKKYPTMKSLLSVYMDPSKSEHEKEFLLQDLMTEGLLGGDRRLGEVCSKRVYRILMAQSGCIRTDDVENGADFFERQS, via the exons ATGGATCCCATCATCCTCTCCGACGAAGAAGACCCTTCAACGCCGTTCCCGCTCCGTCCCAAGAAACGCCGAACCGAACCGGATCCAAACCCAAACCCAAACCGCACCGTCTTCGTCATCGACGATGACCCAACCCCTCACAAATCCGCCACACCTTCTATCGTTCCCGAGACTCCAATGTCCGCGCTATTCGATTCCGACATTGCAATCGTCAAATGCACCATACCTTCCGATCCCACCGCTAGGGTTTCCCCCAAAAAATTCTCTG CCCCTTCAGGGATTAGTCAAATGATATGTTTGGAATCGGATAATGAGTCGGAAAATTGTGGAATGGGCACACGGGACAAAAATGAGCCAAGAGATTCTAGATGGATTTCAAATTCAATGGGGTCTGGAAGTTCTCCTGGTATATGCTTGGAATCAGATAACGAGTTAGAAAATTGTGGAATGGACAAACCGGTTGAGAATGAACCAAGAGATTCAAGATGGACTTCAAATTCAAGGGAATCTGGAAGTTCTCCTCATATATGTTTGGAATCAGATAATGAGCTAGAAAATTGTGGAATGGGTGAACGAGGTGAGAATGAACTAAGAGAATCAAGATGGACTTCAAATTCAATGGGGTTTGGAAGTTCTCCTG AGAGGCATATTTCGTGGGGAAATGCTACTCAAACTGAAATGCCTGGGGATGACCTTTCAAATCCAGCCTCTTCACAAGTG GAAAATATGAACATGCAGCAAGAGGAGAACgccaataatattaaaaaatccaAAGTTTCTGCAAAGAACACAACCAAGGCAGtgggaaaaacaaaaatgacaaaagaagaaagaagtcgcttgatggaggaaaagaaactacAGAAAGAA CAAGAGAAGTTAAAAAAAGCTGCTCTGAAGGCTGAAGCTGCAGAactgaaaaaaattgaaaaagaaaagcaaaagtgGGAAAAAGGGAAGTTTGCAATGAAATCTATAGTGGCAGAAATTGATGCAAAGGTGGTTGAATTAGGTTCAATTGGAG GACATCTGCTTACTAGGTTTGCTGAAAAAGGACTTACATACCATATTACATCAAATCCAATCACAGGGTCAATTTTGTGGTCTATGAAAGTTCCAGAACATATTTCACAG CTTTCTACTGAAAGAATTGAGATTCCATATATCTTGCTCGTTTATGAGGCTGACAAATTTTGTAACCTTGTCATGAATGATTCTCTTTTTGATCAACTCTCTAGCATTCAAAGTCTTTATCCAGCTTATACAGTTTGTTACCTCACCAATAGGTTATTGgcttatattaataaaaa GGAACAGGAAAAATATAAGAACCCTGAGAACAATAGTTGTTGGAGACGTCCACCTGTAGAGGAG GTTCTGGCAAAACTAACGACTAATTTCAACAAAGTACACTCCAGGCAGTGTGCAGATGAGGCTGAACTGGCTGAACATGTTGTCGGTTTGACATGTAGCCTAGCATCTTGTCAGTTTAG AAAGAAGTTATCCCGATTGTCTGTAAATGCAAATGGAGCCCTTATTCCAAAGGACTACGTTGACCGGAATTTGATAAAGAAATCTTTGTG GTTAAAAGCTTTGGTTGCTATGCCCAAGGTACAGCCACGATTTGCTATTGCTATTGGGAAGAAAtacccaaccatgaagtccctGTTAAGTGTTTATATGGATCCAAGTAAATCG GAGCATGAGAAGGAATTTTTACTTCAAGACTTGATGACCGAAGGTTTGCTTGGTGGTGACAGAAGGCTAGGTGAGGTGTGTTCAAAGAGAGTATATAGAATTCTAATGGCGCAAAGCGGATGCATTAGAACAGATGATGTCGAGAATGGTGCTGATTTCTTTGAACGTCAATCATGA
- the LOC100813276 gene encoding crossover junction endonuclease EME1B isoform X4 — protein sequence MDPIILSDEEDPSTPFPLRPKKRRTEPDPNPNPNRTVFVIDDDPTPHKSATPSIVPETPMSALFDSDIAIVKCTIPSDPTARVSPKKFSAPSGISQMICLESDNESENCGMGTRDKNEPRDSRWISNSMGSGSSPGICLESDNELENCGMDKPVENEPRDSRWTSNSRESGSSPHICLESDNELENCGMGERERHISWGNATQTEMPGDDLSNPASSQVQEENANNIKKSKVSAKNTTKAVGKTKMTKEERSRLMEEKKLQKEQEKLKKAALKAEAAELKKIEKEKQKWEKGKFAMKSIVAEIDAKVVELGSIGGHLLTRFAEKGLTYHITSNPITGSILWSMKVPEHISQLSTERIEIPYILLVYEADKFCNLVMNDSLFDQLSSIQSLYPAYTVCYLTNRLLAYINKKEQEKYKNPENNSCWRRPPVEEVLAKLTTNFNKVHSRQCADEAELAEHVVGLTCSLASCQFRKKLSRLSVNANGALIPKDYVDRNLIKKSLWLKALVAMPKVQPRFAIAIGKKYPTMKSLLSVYMDPSKSEHEKEFLLQDLMTEGLLGGDRRLGEVCSKRVYRILMAQSGCIRTDDVENGADFFERQS from the exons ATGGATCCCATCATCCTCTCCGACGAAGAAGACCCTTCAACGCCGTTCCCGCTCCGTCCCAAGAAACGCCGAACCGAACCGGATCCAAACCCAAACCCAAACCGCACCGTCTTCGTCATCGACGATGACCCAACCCCTCACAAATCCGCCACACCTTCTATCGTTCCCGAGACTCCAATGTCCGCGCTATTCGATTCCGACATTGCAATCGTCAAATGCACCATACCTTCCGATCCCACCGCTAGGGTTTCCCCCAAAAAATTCTCTG CCCCTTCAGGGATTAGTCAAATGATATGTTTGGAATCGGATAATGAGTCGGAAAATTGTGGAATGGGCACACGGGACAAAAATGAGCCAAGAGATTCTAGATGGATTTCAAATTCAATGGGGTCTGGAAGTTCTCCTGGTATATGCTTGGAATCAGATAACGAGTTAGAAAATTGTGGAATGGACAAACCGGTTGAGAATGAACCAAGAGATTCAAGATGGACTTCAAATTCAAGGGAATCTGGAAGTTCTCCTCATATATGTTTGGAATCAGATAATGAGCTAGAAAATTGTGGAATGGGTGAACGAG AGAGGCATATTTCGTGGGGAAATGCTACTCAAACTGAAATGCCTGGGGATGACCTTTCAAATCCAGCCTCTTCACAAGTG CAAGAGGAGAACgccaataatattaaaaaatccaAAGTTTCTGCAAAGAACACAACCAAGGCAGtgggaaaaacaaaaatgacaaaagaagaaagaagtcgcttgatggaggaaaagaaactacAGAAAGAA CAAGAGAAGTTAAAAAAAGCTGCTCTGAAGGCTGAAGCTGCAGAactgaaaaaaattgaaaaagaaaagcaaaagtgGGAAAAAGGGAAGTTTGCAATGAAATCTATAGTGGCAGAAATTGATGCAAAGGTGGTTGAATTAGGTTCAATTGGAG GACATCTGCTTACTAGGTTTGCTGAAAAAGGACTTACATACCATATTACATCAAATCCAATCACAGGGTCAATTTTGTGGTCTATGAAAGTTCCAGAACATATTTCACAG CTTTCTACTGAAAGAATTGAGATTCCATATATCTTGCTCGTTTATGAGGCTGACAAATTTTGTAACCTTGTCATGAATGATTCTCTTTTTGATCAACTCTCTAGCATTCAAAGTCTTTATCCAGCTTATACAGTTTGTTACCTCACCAATAGGTTATTGgcttatattaataaaaa GGAACAGGAAAAATATAAGAACCCTGAGAACAATAGTTGTTGGAGACGTCCACCTGTAGAGGAG GTTCTGGCAAAACTAACGACTAATTTCAACAAAGTACACTCCAGGCAGTGTGCAGATGAGGCTGAACTGGCTGAACATGTTGTCGGTTTGACATGTAGCCTAGCATCTTGTCAGTTTAG AAAGAAGTTATCCCGATTGTCTGTAAATGCAAATGGAGCCCTTATTCCAAAGGACTACGTTGACCGGAATTTGATAAAGAAATCTTTGTG GTTAAAAGCTTTGGTTGCTATGCCCAAGGTACAGCCACGATTTGCTATTGCTATTGGGAAGAAAtacccaaccatgaagtccctGTTAAGTGTTTATATGGATCCAAGTAAATCG GAGCATGAGAAGGAATTTTTACTTCAAGACTTGATGACCGAAGGTTTGCTTGGTGGTGACAGAAGGCTAGGTGAGGTGTGTTCAAAGAGAGTATATAGAATTCTAATGGCGCAAAGCGGATGCATTAGAACAGATGATGTCGAGAATGGTGCTGATTTCTTTGAACGTCAATCATGA
- the LOC100813276 gene encoding crossover junction endonuclease EME1B isoform X3, whose protein sequence is MDPIILSDEEDPSTPFPLRPKKRRTEPDPNPNPNRTVFVIDDDPTPHKSATPSIVPETPMSALFDSDIAIVKCTIPSDPTARVSPKKFSAPSGISQMICLESDNESENCGMGTRDKNEPRDSRWISNSMGSGSSPGICLESDNELENCGMDKPVENEPRDSRWTSNSRESGSSPHICLESDNELENCGMGERERHISWGNATQTEMPGDDLSNPASSQVENMNMQQEENANNIKKSKVSAKNTTKAVGKTKMTKEERSRLMEEKKLQKEQEKLKKAALKAEAAELKKIEKEKQKWEKGKFAMKSIVAEIDAKVVELGSIGGHLLTRFAEKGLTYHITSNPITGSILWSMKVPEHISQLSTERIEIPYILLVYEADKFCNLVMNDSLFDQLSSIQSLYPAYTVCYLTNRLLAYINKKEQEKYKNPENNSCWRRPPVEEVLAKLTTNFNKVHSRQCADEAELAEHVVGLTCSLASCQFRKKLSRLSVNANGALIPKDYVDRNLIKKSLWLKALVAMPKVQPRFAIAIGKKYPTMKSLLSVYMDPSKSEHEKEFLLQDLMTEGLLGGDRRLGEVCSKRVYRILMAQSGCIRTDDVENGADFFERQS, encoded by the exons ATGGATCCCATCATCCTCTCCGACGAAGAAGACCCTTCAACGCCGTTCCCGCTCCGTCCCAAGAAACGCCGAACCGAACCGGATCCAAACCCAAACCCAAACCGCACCGTCTTCGTCATCGACGATGACCCAACCCCTCACAAATCCGCCACACCTTCTATCGTTCCCGAGACTCCAATGTCCGCGCTATTCGATTCCGACATTGCAATCGTCAAATGCACCATACCTTCCGATCCCACCGCTAGGGTTTCCCCCAAAAAATTCTCTG CCCCTTCAGGGATTAGTCAAATGATATGTTTGGAATCGGATAATGAGTCGGAAAATTGTGGAATGGGCACACGGGACAAAAATGAGCCAAGAGATTCTAGATGGATTTCAAATTCAATGGGGTCTGGAAGTTCTCCTGGTATATGCTTGGAATCAGATAACGAGTTAGAAAATTGTGGAATGGACAAACCGGTTGAGAATGAACCAAGAGATTCAAGATGGACTTCAAATTCAAGGGAATCTGGAAGTTCTCCTCATATATGTTTGGAATCAGATAATGAGCTAGAAAATTGTGGAATGGGTGAACGAG AGAGGCATATTTCGTGGGGAAATGCTACTCAAACTGAAATGCCTGGGGATGACCTTTCAAATCCAGCCTCTTCACAAGTG GAAAATATGAACATGCAGCAAGAGGAGAACgccaataatattaaaaaatccaAAGTTTCTGCAAAGAACACAACCAAGGCAGtgggaaaaacaaaaatgacaaaagaagaaagaagtcgcttgatggaggaaaagaaactacAGAAAGAA CAAGAGAAGTTAAAAAAAGCTGCTCTGAAGGCTGAAGCTGCAGAactgaaaaaaattgaaaaagaaaagcaaaagtgGGAAAAAGGGAAGTTTGCAATGAAATCTATAGTGGCAGAAATTGATGCAAAGGTGGTTGAATTAGGTTCAATTGGAG GACATCTGCTTACTAGGTTTGCTGAAAAAGGACTTACATACCATATTACATCAAATCCAATCACAGGGTCAATTTTGTGGTCTATGAAAGTTCCAGAACATATTTCACAG CTTTCTACTGAAAGAATTGAGATTCCATATATCTTGCTCGTTTATGAGGCTGACAAATTTTGTAACCTTGTCATGAATGATTCTCTTTTTGATCAACTCTCTAGCATTCAAAGTCTTTATCCAGCTTATACAGTTTGTTACCTCACCAATAGGTTATTGgcttatattaataaaaa GGAACAGGAAAAATATAAGAACCCTGAGAACAATAGTTGTTGGAGACGTCCACCTGTAGAGGAG GTTCTGGCAAAACTAACGACTAATTTCAACAAAGTACACTCCAGGCAGTGTGCAGATGAGGCTGAACTGGCTGAACATGTTGTCGGTTTGACATGTAGCCTAGCATCTTGTCAGTTTAG AAAGAAGTTATCCCGATTGTCTGTAAATGCAAATGGAGCCCTTATTCCAAAGGACTACGTTGACCGGAATTTGATAAAGAAATCTTTGTG GTTAAAAGCTTTGGTTGCTATGCCCAAGGTACAGCCACGATTTGCTATTGCTATTGGGAAGAAAtacccaaccatgaagtccctGTTAAGTGTTTATATGGATCCAAGTAAATCG GAGCATGAGAAGGAATTTTTACTTCAAGACTTGATGACCGAAGGTTTGCTTGGTGGTGACAGAAGGCTAGGTGAGGTGTGTTCAAAGAGAGTATATAGAATTCTAATGGCGCAAAGCGGATGCATTAGAACAGATGATGTCGAGAATGGTGCTGATTTCTTTGAACGTCAATCATGA
- the LOC100813276 gene encoding crossover junction endonuclease EME1B isoform X2, whose product MDPIILSDEEDPSTPFPLRPKKRRTEPDPNPNPNRTVFVIDDDPTPHKSATPSIVPETPMSALFDSDIAIVKCTIPSDPTARVSPKKFSAPSGISQMICLESDNESENCGMGTRDKNEPRDSRWISNSMGSGSSPGICLESDNELENCGMDKPVENEPRDSRWTSNSRESGSSPHICLESDNELENCGMGERGENELRESRWTSNSMGFGSSPERHISWGNATQTEMPGDDLSNPASSQVQEENANNIKKSKVSAKNTTKAVGKTKMTKEERSRLMEEKKLQKEQEKLKKAALKAEAAELKKIEKEKQKWEKGKFAMKSIVAEIDAKVVELGSIGGHLLTRFAEKGLTYHITSNPITGSILWSMKVPEHISQLSTERIEIPYILLVYEADKFCNLVMNDSLFDQLSSIQSLYPAYTVCYLTNRLLAYINKKEQEKYKNPENNSCWRRPPVEEVLAKLTTNFNKVHSRQCADEAELAEHVVGLTCSLASCQFRKKLSRLSVNANGALIPKDYVDRNLIKKSLWLKALVAMPKVQPRFAIAIGKKYPTMKSLLSVYMDPSKSEHEKEFLLQDLMTEGLLGGDRRLGEVCSKRVYRILMAQSGCIRTDDVENGADFFERQS is encoded by the exons ATGGATCCCATCATCCTCTCCGACGAAGAAGACCCTTCAACGCCGTTCCCGCTCCGTCCCAAGAAACGCCGAACCGAACCGGATCCAAACCCAAACCCAAACCGCACCGTCTTCGTCATCGACGATGACCCAACCCCTCACAAATCCGCCACACCTTCTATCGTTCCCGAGACTCCAATGTCCGCGCTATTCGATTCCGACATTGCAATCGTCAAATGCACCATACCTTCCGATCCCACCGCTAGGGTTTCCCCCAAAAAATTCTCTG CCCCTTCAGGGATTAGTCAAATGATATGTTTGGAATCGGATAATGAGTCGGAAAATTGTGGAATGGGCACACGGGACAAAAATGAGCCAAGAGATTCTAGATGGATTTCAAATTCAATGGGGTCTGGAAGTTCTCCTGGTATATGCTTGGAATCAGATAACGAGTTAGAAAATTGTGGAATGGACAAACCGGTTGAGAATGAACCAAGAGATTCAAGATGGACTTCAAATTCAAGGGAATCTGGAAGTTCTCCTCATATATGTTTGGAATCAGATAATGAGCTAGAAAATTGTGGAATGGGTGAACGAGGTGAGAATGAACTAAGAGAATCAAGATGGACTTCAAATTCAATGGGGTTTGGAAGTTCTCCTG AGAGGCATATTTCGTGGGGAAATGCTACTCAAACTGAAATGCCTGGGGATGACCTTTCAAATCCAGCCTCTTCACAAGTG CAAGAGGAGAACgccaataatattaaaaaatccaAAGTTTCTGCAAAGAACACAACCAAGGCAGtgggaaaaacaaaaatgacaaaagaagaaagaagtcgcttgatggaggaaaagaaactacAGAAAGAA CAAGAGAAGTTAAAAAAAGCTGCTCTGAAGGCTGAAGCTGCAGAactgaaaaaaattgaaaaagaaaagcaaaagtgGGAAAAAGGGAAGTTTGCAATGAAATCTATAGTGGCAGAAATTGATGCAAAGGTGGTTGAATTAGGTTCAATTGGAG GACATCTGCTTACTAGGTTTGCTGAAAAAGGACTTACATACCATATTACATCAAATCCAATCACAGGGTCAATTTTGTGGTCTATGAAAGTTCCAGAACATATTTCACAG CTTTCTACTGAAAGAATTGAGATTCCATATATCTTGCTCGTTTATGAGGCTGACAAATTTTGTAACCTTGTCATGAATGATTCTCTTTTTGATCAACTCTCTAGCATTCAAAGTCTTTATCCAGCTTATACAGTTTGTTACCTCACCAATAGGTTATTGgcttatattaataaaaa GGAACAGGAAAAATATAAGAACCCTGAGAACAATAGTTGTTGGAGACGTCCACCTGTAGAGGAG GTTCTGGCAAAACTAACGACTAATTTCAACAAAGTACACTCCAGGCAGTGTGCAGATGAGGCTGAACTGGCTGAACATGTTGTCGGTTTGACATGTAGCCTAGCATCTTGTCAGTTTAG AAAGAAGTTATCCCGATTGTCTGTAAATGCAAATGGAGCCCTTATTCCAAAGGACTACGTTGACCGGAATTTGATAAAGAAATCTTTGTG GTTAAAAGCTTTGGTTGCTATGCCCAAGGTACAGCCACGATTTGCTATTGCTATTGGGAAGAAAtacccaaccatgaagtccctGTTAAGTGTTTATATGGATCCAAGTAAATCG GAGCATGAGAAGGAATTTTTACTTCAAGACTTGATGACCGAAGGTTTGCTTGGTGGTGACAGAAGGCTAGGTGAGGTGTGTTCAAAGAGAGTATATAGAATTCTAATGGCGCAAAGCGGATGCATTAGAACAGATGATGTCGAGAATGGTGCTGATTTCTTTGAACGTCAATCATGA
- the LOC100813276 gene encoding crossover junction endonuclease EME1B isoform X5 has translation MDPIILSDEEDPSTPFPLRPKKRRTEPDPNPNPNRTVFVIDDDPTPHKSATPSIVPETPMSALFDSDIAIVKCTIPSDPTARVSPKKFSAPSGISQMICLESDNESENCGMGTRDKNEPRDSRWISNSMGSGSSPERHISWGNATQTEMPGDDLSNPASSQVQEENANNIKKSKVSAKNTTKAVGKTKMTKEERSRLMEEKKLQKEQEKLKKAALKAEAAELKKIEKEKQKWEKGKFAMKSIVAEIDAKVVELGSIGGHLLTRFAEKGLTYHITSNPITGSILWSMKVPEHISQLSTERIEIPYILLVYEADKFCNLVMNDSLFDQLSSIQSLYPAYTVCYLTNRLLAYINKKEQEKYKNPENNSCWRRPPVEEVLAKLTTNFNKVHSRQCADEAELAEHVVGLTCSLASCQFRKKLSRLSVNANGALIPKDYVDRNLIKKSLWLKALVAMPKVQPRFAIAIGKKYPTMKSLLSVYMDPSKSEHEKEFLLQDLMTEGLLGGDRRLGEVCSKRVYRILMAQSGCIRTDDVENGADFFERQS, from the exons ATGGATCCCATCATCCTCTCCGACGAAGAAGACCCTTCAACGCCGTTCCCGCTCCGTCCCAAGAAACGCCGAACCGAACCGGATCCAAACCCAAACCCAAACCGCACCGTCTTCGTCATCGACGATGACCCAACCCCTCACAAATCCGCCACACCTTCTATCGTTCCCGAGACTCCAATGTCCGCGCTATTCGATTCCGACATTGCAATCGTCAAATGCACCATACCTTCCGATCCCACCGCTAGGGTTTCCCCCAAAAAATTCTCTG CCCCTTCAGGGATTAGTCAAATGATATGTTTGGAATCGGATAATGAGTCGGAAAATTGTGGAATGGGCACACGGGACAAAAATGAGCCAAGAGATTCTAGATGGATTTCAAATTCAATGGGGTCTGGAAGTTCTCCTG AGAGGCATATTTCGTGGGGAAATGCTACTCAAACTGAAATGCCTGGGGATGACCTTTCAAATCCAGCCTCTTCACAAGTG CAAGAGGAGAACgccaataatattaaaaaatccaAAGTTTCTGCAAAGAACACAACCAAGGCAGtgggaaaaacaaaaatgacaaaagaagaaagaagtcgcttgatggaggaaaagaaactacAGAAAGAA CAAGAGAAGTTAAAAAAAGCTGCTCTGAAGGCTGAAGCTGCAGAactgaaaaaaattgaaaaagaaaagcaaaagtgGGAAAAAGGGAAGTTTGCAATGAAATCTATAGTGGCAGAAATTGATGCAAAGGTGGTTGAATTAGGTTCAATTGGAG GACATCTGCTTACTAGGTTTGCTGAAAAAGGACTTACATACCATATTACATCAAATCCAATCACAGGGTCAATTTTGTGGTCTATGAAAGTTCCAGAACATATTTCACAG CTTTCTACTGAAAGAATTGAGATTCCATATATCTTGCTCGTTTATGAGGCTGACAAATTTTGTAACCTTGTCATGAATGATTCTCTTTTTGATCAACTCTCTAGCATTCAAAGTCTTTATCCAGCTTATACAGTTTGTTACCTCACCAATAGGTTATTGgcttatattaataaaaa GGAACAGGAAAAATATAAGAACCCTGAGAACAATAGTTGTTGGAGACGTCCACCTGTAGAGGAG GTTCTGGCAAAACTAACGACTAATTTCAACAAAGTACACTCCAGGCAGTGTGCAGATGAGGCTGAACTGGCTGAACATGTTGTCGGTTTGACATGTAGCCTAGCATCTTGTCAGTTTAG AAAGAAGTTATCCCGATTGTCTGTAAATGCAAATGGAGCCCTTATTCCAAAGGACTACGTTGACCGGAATTTGATAAAGAAATCTTTGTG GTTAAAAGCTTTGGTTGCTATGCCCAAGGTACAGCCACGATTTGCTATTGCTATTGGGAAGAAAtacccaaccatgaagtccctGTTAAGTGTTTATATGGATCCAAGTAAATCG GAGCATGAGAAGGAATTTTTACTTCAAGACTTGATGACCGAAGGTTTGCTTGGTGGTGACAGAAGGCTAGGTGAGGTGTGTTCAAAGAGAGTATATAGAATTCTAATGGCGCAAAGCGGATGCATTAGAACAGATGATGTCGAGAATGGTGCTGATTTCTTTGAACGTCAATCATGA